The Streptomyces sp. NBC_01268 genome window below encodes:
- a CDS encoding type II secretion system F family protein codes for MNPTLLTAGVALICCVLAVLGVHTYASGAAQRAALIARLSQSGEGGEGGTGGRRRFFRGVDRRVRRTAFGRRLELRISATGLDVTPGEFVVAMAATVAVLWIAGQALLSPFFGPICGFLGLWVAMGFLNWQRQKRIEKFINQLPELSRILANATQAGLALRMALSLAADELEAPAGDELEKVAQQLAVGTSVDDALGELAERLPSRELVVLVTTLVLANRAGGTVVSSLRNLTETLEERKETRREVRTQLSQVSLTAYAVPVIGVGSLLLIDNMQPGALDRMTGSGMGQLAVVIAFALYGVGFVAIRRFSKIDV; via the coding sequence GTGAATCCGACTCTGCTGACCGCGGGCGTGGCGCTGATCTGCTGCGTCCTGGCCGTGCTCGGCGTCCACACGTACGCGAGCGGGGCCGCGCAGCGGGCCGCGCTGATCGCCCGCCTGTCCCAGTCCGGCGAGGGCGGCGAGGGCGGCACGGGAGGGCGGCGCCGCTTCTTCCGGGGCGTCGACCGCCGTGTCCGCCGCACGGCCTTCGGGCGCAGGCTGGAACTGCGGATCTCCGCCACGGGGCTCGACGTCACCCCGGGGGAGTTCGTGGTCGCCATGGCGGCGACCGTCGCCGTCCTCTGGATCGCCGGGCAGGCGCTGCTGTCGCCGTTCTTCGGGCCGATCTGCGGCTTCCTCGGCCTGTGGGTGGCGATGGGCTTCCTCAACTGGCAGCGCCAGAAGCGCATCGAGAAGTTCATCAACCAGCTCCCGGAGCTCTCCCGCATCCTCGCCAACGCCACCCAGGCGGGACTGGCGCTGCGGATGGCCCTCTCCCTCGCCGCCGACGAGCTGGAGGCCCCGGCCGGCGACGAGCTGGAGAAGGTCGCCCAGCAGCTCGCCGTGGGCACCTCGGTCGACGACGCGCTCGGCGAACTGGCCGAGCGCCTGCCCTCGCGTGAGCTCGTCGTCCTGGTGACGACACTGGTCCTGGCCAACCGGGCCGGTGGCACCGTCGTCTCCTCCCTGCGCAACCTCACGGAGACGCTGGAGGAGCGCAAGGAGACCCGCCGCGAGGTCCGCACCCAGCTGTCGCAGGTGAGCCTCACGGCGTACGCGGTGCCGGTCATCGGCGTCGGCTCGCTGCTGCTCATCGACAACATGCAGCCGGGCGCGCTGGACCGGATGACGGGCTCGGGCATGGGACAGCTCGCCGTGGTGATCGCCTTCGCGCTCTACGGGGTGGGCTTCGTCGCGATCCGCCGCTTCTCGAAGATCGACGTGTAG
- a CDS encoding DUF5936 domain-containing protein, with product MDLLLALLAGLSVAGACYGVRLYRADVKLPSDLQLALEVGATRTGAVDSLVDRLGMRWSPAVLRLMGPKRVGSVRRRIDLAGNPGGLTIDRYGARRAVYGFLGVLGGLLMLARGSFLVAVLLFAFGAFWTEVGIWSAVRIRKDQIERTLPDFLDVLAVVVSAGLGFRQALERVAEKYEGPWADELRITLRQMDMGVSRRQAFDELRRRNDSEQVAQFVTALQQGEELGAPIVDTLIQIANDMRRTDAQNARRKAAKAVPKATMVITTLMVPATMILLGAGLFLGTGTDFGSITGE from the coding sequence GTGGACCTGCTGCTGGCCCTCCTCGCCGGGCTCTCCGTCGCCGGCGCCTGCTACGGCGTCCGCCTCTACCGCGCGGACGTCAAGCTGCCCTCCGACCTCCAGCTCGCCCTGGAGGTCGGCGCCACCCGCACCGGCGCCGTCGACTCGCTCGTCGACCGGCTCGGCATGCGCTGGTCGCCCGCCGTGCTGCGGCTCATGGGCCCCAAGCGGGTCGGCTCGGTACGCCGCCGGATCGACCTCGCGGGCAACCCCGGCGGCCTCACGATCGACCGGTACGGGGCCCGGCGCGCCGTCTACGGCTTCCTCGGCGTCCTCGGCGGGCTGCTCATGCTGGCGCGGGGCTCGTTCCTCGTCGCGGTGCTGCTCTTCGCCTTCGGCGCGTTCTGGACCGAGGTCGGCATCTGGTCCGCGGTCCGCATCCGCAAGGACCAGATCGAGCGCACCCTCCCCGACTTCCTCGACGTCCTCGCCGTCGTCGTCTCCGCCGGGCTCGGCTTCCGGCAGGCGCTCGAACGCGTCGCCGAGAAGTACGAGGGGCCGTGGGCCGACGAACTGCGCATCACCCTGCGCCAGATGGACATGGGCGTCAGCCGCCGCCAGGCCTTCGACGAGCTGCGGCGGCGCAACGACTCGGAGCAGGTCGCGCAGTTCGTCACCGCCCTCCAGCAGGGCGAGGAACTCGGCGCCCCGATCGTCGACACCCTCATCCAGATCGCCAACGACATGCGGCGCACCGACGCGCAGAACGCCCGGCGCAAGGCGGCGAAGGCGGTCCCCAAGGCCACGATGGTGATCACGACCCTGATGGTCCCGGCGACGATGATCCTGCTGGGGGCGGGCCTGTTCCTCGGCACGGGCACCGACTTCGGCTCGATCACGGGCGAATGA
- a CDS encoding response regulator transcription factor, with translation MRVLVASANPVVRAGLTALLGTRADLRVVAETPDPHDTLPTARRTTPDLILLDAPTPLPALPPLTSVAPVLLLTHPGQDVPRGVTSLVHGAFTLDELLRTMRATAHTGAGSTVSNILRFRNPASQVQPDVGRFGLSVREAEVMDLIASGMTNQQIAATCFITEKTVKNHINRIFAKLDSSTRGEAIASWLGTRTAS, from the coding sequence ATGAGAGTCCTGGTGGCGAGCGCGAACCCGGTGGTACGAGCCGGCCTCACGGCCCTCCTGGGCACCCGCGCCGACCTGCGGGTCGTGGCGGAGACACCCGACCCCCACGACACCCTCCCGACGGCCCGCCGCACCACCCCGGACCTGATCCTCCTGGACGCCCCCACCCCGCTCCCCGCCCTGCCGCCCCTGACCTCCGTCGCCCCGGTCCTCCTCCTGACCCACCCGGGCCAGGACGTCCCGCGGGGCGTGACCTCCCTGGTCCACGGCGCGTTCACCCTGGACGAGCTCTTACGGACCATGCGTGCGACTGCACACACTGGCGCGGGCTCAACTGTCTCGAATATATTGCGTTTCAGGAATCCAGCTTCGCAAGTGCAACCAGATGTGGGACGGTTCGGTCTGAGTGTGAGGGAGGCGGAGGTGATGGACCTGATCGCGTCGGGCATGACCAACCAGCAGATCGCCGCCACCTGCTTCATCACCGAGAAGACCGTCAAGAACCACATCAACCGCATCTTCGCCAAACTCGACAGCTCCACCCGCGGCGAAGCGATCGCCTCCTGGCTCGGCACGAGGACGGCGTCATGA